One stretch of Methanosphaera sp. WGK6 DNA includes these proteins:
- a CDS encoding metal-sulfur cluster assembly factor yields MAESEIRQTIQDKLALIADPHMGISIVEMGLVREIDIDEANKKVDITLSPTNPGCMSIANIAMAAKLEVEKLDDIDKAEIKVIDHMMADTINEMVNKEEE; encoded by the coding sequence ATGGCAGAATCAGAAATAAGACAAACAATTCAAGATAAATTAGCTTTAATTGCAGACCCACATATGGGAATTAGTATAGTTGAAATGGGTTTAGTAAGAGAAATTGATATTGATGAAGCAAATAAAAAAGTAGATATTACATTATCACCAACTAATCCTGGATGTATGAGTATTGCAAACATTGCAATGGCAGCTAAATTAGAAGTTGAAAAATTAGATGATATTGATAAAGCTGAAATCAAAGTTATTGATCATATGATGGCTGATACAATTAATGAAATGGTTAATAAAGAAGAAGAATAA
- a CDS encoding DUF5591 domain-containing protein, giving the protein MKNAKIPCVTELSLHRPEVVRWQERMQLLEPYSDTIIVLPCSMKKPYSQSKSHTLFRKYTKGLQEVILTSPFGICPREMEKTYPIQSYDASTTGDWSDEEIKSSGKCLKEYAKDYKVIAHVSGGYKLACEEYLDNVVYTCNDENTRSNESLENLKNEVKKADKVSQNKHRIHDLRSIARYQFNTKKADNLIPDTTQTRGRFNTRILIDNNQIATLHFETGLYTLNLPAGEILKEQEINRVFINFDLKTNTLFTPGIDDADDNIIPNDEVVIIKDDEVVGVGKSMMSGKELVDSTKGVGVKIRHQIK; this is encoded by the coding sequence ATGAAAAATGCAAAAATACCTTGTGTAACTGAATTATCTTTACACAGACCAGAAGTAGTTAGATGGCAAGAACGTATGCAATTACTTGAACCATACAGTGATACAATAATTGTATTACCATGTAGTATGAAAAAACCATATTCTCAGTCAAAATCACATACATTATTTAGAAAATACACTAAAGGATTACAAGAAGTTATACTAACATCCCCCTTTGGAATTTGTCCAAGAGAAATGGAGAAAACATATCCTATTCAATCATATGATGCCTCAACAACAGGTGATTGGTCTGATGAGGAAATTAAATCTTCTGGAAAATGTTTAAAAGAGTATGCTAAAGATTATAAAGTTATTGCTCATGTTTCTGGAGGTTATAAATTAGCTTGTGAAGAATACTTAGATAATGTAGTATATACATGTAATGATGAAAATACACGATCAAATGAATCTTTAGAAAATCTTAAAAATGAAGTGAAAAAAGCAGATAAAGTAAGTCAAAATAAACATAGAATTCATGATTTAAGATCAATTGCAAGATACCAATTTAATACTAAAAAAGCAGATAATTTAATACCAGATACCACACAAACAAGAGGACGCTTTAATACAAGAATTCTCATAGATAACAATCAAATTGCAACATTACATTTTGAAACAGGATTATACACATTAAATCTACCTGCAGGTGAAATATTAAAAGAACAAGAAATTAATAGAGTATTTATAAATTTTGACCTGAAAACCAATACATTATTTACCCCAGGAATTGATGACGCTGATGATAACATTATTCCTAATGATGAAGTAGTTATAATAAAAGATGATGAAGTTGTTGGTGTAGGCAAATCTATGATGAGTGGTAAAGAATTAGTTGATTCAACTAAAGGTGTTGGTGTCAAGATAAGACATCAAATAAAATAA
- a CDS encoding NAD(P)/FAD-dependent oxidoreductase — translation MIETDILVVGAGPSGSLAAKEAALRGANVILIDRKSEIGAPKRCAEGVSKSGLAELGIQPDPRWIARELEGVRLVAPDNTSVYLDNDTIQLPESGYVLERKVFDKHMAMDAARAGAEIMIKTAATSLERVDDGIIVTVNKMGEEIQIHAKIVIAADGPESKVGRWAGLKCNTPFEHMESCIQFEMAGVEMENNRDLALFFGSAAPGGYVWIFPKGDDIANVGLGILKTKADKTAYEYLTDFIKTCPETKNAQAVEINVGGDPVNGLMPDRVGDNILVVGDAAGFVNPLTGGGINSALESGVYAGIVAAQAIEDGNYSKKNLKEYIKLTDDNIGKNYKKYNKAKEYLLSLSDDELNEIAAEFSEIEFTEVNPRSLIKTLIKVSPKALLKLGKLF, via the coding sequence ATGATAGAAACTGATATTTTAGTTGTTGGAGCTGGACCTTCAGGATCATTAGCAGCAAAAGAAGCAGCATTACGTGGAGCTAATGTAATACTTATTGATAGAAAATCAGAAATAGGTGCACCAAAAAGATGTGCAGAAGGAGTATCTAAATCAGGATTAGCTGAACTTGGAATACAACCAGATCCAAGATGGATTGCAAGAGAATTAGAAGGCGTAAGACTAGTTGCACCAGACAATACAAGTGTATACTTAGATAATGATACTATCCAATTACCAGAATCAGGATATGTTTTAGAAAGAAAAGTATTTGATAAACATATGGCTATGGATGCTGCACGTGCTGGTGCAGAAATAATGATAAAAACTGCAGCTACATCACTTGAAAGAGTAGATGATGGAATTATTGTTACTGTAAACAAAATGGGTGAAGAAATACAAATACATGCTAAAATTGTTATAGCTGCAGATGGACCAGAATCCAAAGTAGGAAGATGGGCTGGATTAAAATGTAACACACCATTTGAACATATGGAATCATGTATCCAATTTGAAATGGCTGGAGTAGAAATGGAAAATAACAGAGATCTTGCATTATTCTTTGGAAGTGCAGCTCCTGGAGGATATGTATGGATTTTCCCTAAAGGTGATGACATAGCAAATGTAGGTCTTGGAATCTTAAAAACCAAGGCAGATAAAACAGCATATGAATACCTAACAGACTTCATTAAAACATGTCCTGAAACTAAAAATGCACAAGCAGTAGAAATAAATGTAGGTGGAGATCCTGTAAATGGATTAATGCCTGACAGAGTAGGCGATAATATATTAGTTGTTGGAGATGCAGCAGGATTTGTAAACCCATTAACTGGTGGTGGAATTAATAGTGCATTAGAATCAGGAGTTTATGCAGGTATTGTTGCTGCTCAAGCAATTGAAGATGGAAACTATAGTAAGAAAAACTTAAAAGAATACATCAAATTAACAGATGATAATATAGGTAAAAATTATAAAAAATATAACAAAGCAAAAGAATATTTATTATCATTAAGTGATGATGAACTTAATGAAATTGCTGCAGAATTCTCAGAAATTGAATTTACTGAAGTAAATCCACGTTCTTTAATTAAAACATTGATTAAAGTATCACCTAAAGCATTACTTAAATTAGGTAAATTATTCTAA
- a CDS encoding 4Fe-4S binding protein: MIIEDFCMYCGACAGVCNVDAIQVQELKIVVDDEKCVKCGLCVDICPVHALTLE; the protein is encoded by the coding sequence ATGATTATAGAAGATTTTTGTATGTACTGTGGAGCATGTGCCGGAGTATGTAATGTAGATGCAATTCAAGTACAAGAACTTAAAATAGTTGTCGATGATGAAAAATGTGTAAAATGTGGATTATGTGTAGATATATGTCCAGTTCATGCATTGACATTAGAATAA
- a CDS encoding TIGR04165 family Cys-rich peptide has product MKIEELLKPCPECGSKDKTQHRDFDREFLAYGANGELKCSNCGHIFITRDEAIDIRRAEEKKLKEQKNE; this is encoded by the coding sequence ATGAAAATAGAAGAATTATTAAAACCATGCCCAGAATGTGGTTCTAAAGATAAAACTCAACATAGAGATTTTGATAGAGAATTCTTAGCATATGGTGCTAACGGCGAATTAAAATGTTCAAACTGTGGTCATATCTTTATAACAAGAGATGAAGCAATAGATATCAGAAGAGCTGAAGAAAAAAAGCTTAAAGAACAAAAAAATGAATAA
- a CDS encoding TM2 domain-containing protein: MKCDRCYYENPENVTYCINCGEKLPEPEEVEVFTYFKPRTNQNTMNKNHVQQKNHDYYRVEYKGPEKKEDKPIILKPKKNLAIVIILSFFMTGLGHFYLGKYKRGLIFLIIAIISGYLSTIIPEFIYIVIFNAGYQIIDSVLCYKQ; encoded by the coding sequence ATGAAATGTGATAGATGTTATTATGAAAATCCAGAGAATGTTACTTATTGTATAAATTGCGGTGAAAAATTACCCGAACCTGAAGAAGTAGAAGTATTTACTTATTTTAAACCCAGAACAAATCAGAATACTATGAATAAAAACCATGTCCAACAAAAAAATCATGATTATTATCGTGTTGAATATAAAGGACCTGAAAAAAAAGAAGACAAACCCATTATTTTAAAACCTAAAAAAAATCTAGCGATAGTCATTATTCTTAGTTTTTTCATGACCGGTCTAGGACATTTCTATCTAGGTAAATATAAACGAGGACTTATTTTTCTAATTATTGCAATTATATCAGGTTATCTATCTACAATTATACCCGAATTTATATACATAGTTATATTTAATGCAGGATATCAGATAATAGATTCAGTATTATGTTATAAACAATAA
- the sfsA gene encoding DNA/RNA nuclease SfsA, with product MEIDNLIEVTYISRPNRFTVEFKDNNNRIDIAHLHDPGRLKELLIPETPILIKFIPTYEKTRRKTKYDVIAIENRNNWILLNSSYHNKLVNELIKNKQIQSLESYHIFKSEYSYGNSRLDFLLKNKVDEELYLEVKGCTLVEKHLAKFPDAPTKRGTKHLKELISIKKEDKNSAVIILILNNFAKVFTPNYNTDPEFSLTLKEAYEIGVMIIPFHINIVKRENSLKLLADKILPLKLE from the coding sequence ATGGAAATTGATAATTTAATAGAAGTAACTTACATTTCAAGACCAAATCGATTTACTGTTGAATTTAAAGATAATAATAACAGAATAGATATTGCACACTTACATGATCCTGGACGTTTAAAAGAATTACTTATTCCAGAAACACCTATTTTAATAAAATTTATTCCCACTTATGAAAAAACAAGACGTAAAACCAAATATGATGTAATTGCAATTGAAAATAGAAATAATTGGATTTTATTAAATAGTAGTTATCATAACAAATTAGTTAACGAATTAATAAAAAATAAACAAATACAAAGTCTTGAAAGTTACCATATATTCAAATCAGAATATAGTTATGGAAATAGTCGATTAGATTTTTTATTAAAAAATAAAGTGGATGAAGAATTATACCTAGAAGTTAAAGGTTGTACCTTAGTTGAAAAACACTTAGCTAAATTTCCAGATGCTCCTACAAAAAGAGGAACAAAACATTTAAAAGAATTAATTTCAATAAAAAAGGAAGATAAGAATAGTGCAGTTATAATATTAATATTAAATAATTTTGCAAAAGTATTTACTCCAAATTATAATACTGATCCTGAATTTAGTTTAACATTAAAAGAGGCATATGAAATAGGAGTTATGATAATTCCATTCCATATAAATATTGTAAAAAGAGAAAATTCATTAAAATTACTAGCTGATAAAATATTACCTCTTAAATTAGAATAA